One Catharus ustulatus isolate bCatUst1 chromosome 2, bCatUst1.pri.v2, whole genome shotgun sequence genomic window carries:
- the LOC116992284 gene encoding skin secretory protein xP2-like, which yields MPRGRRRSRRRRRAGAAAPLTLGTALAGRREEGRSRSPRDRTGIAETRWVLGAVAPGSRLGLPGLEALAAAAGPRGGSPPWAAPSLLQVPAAAQPAPRRDGSDLPAGAPAALAVLRLQPGAEGSARAAAAAAGAAPRLRTVYVNPRWLERQAALGAAAAAASPCAEAAAAASGAAGAPAPAPAPAPAPAPAPAAAPAAAPAAAAGQGEGEAAATPYVGLRRPLGYKLAKATKERIWRGEFIDLFSLLHTELAPEHGPRPGDTLDQWVSAFLVYASVLCEKHPARCGAMFKYLDTIRKLHATYGGTSWMNYDEDFRRRAAKNPSLPWGDVDLDLWMKWMAPLKSLVPRRPRAESETQASPAQPPPPGQSPKQEEKSQTP from the coding sequence ATGCCACGTGGGAGGcggcggagccgccgccgccgccgggccggAGCCGCGGCCCCGCTGACGTTGGGGACGgcgctcgccgggcggcgcgAGGAGGGGAGGTCGCGGAGCCCCCGGGACCGCACCGGGATCGCCGAGACCCGATGGGTGCTCGGCGCGGTGGCGCCCGGCTCGCGGCTCGGCCTCCCGGGCCTAGAggcgctggcggcggcggccgggcctAGAGGCGGCTCCCCGCCCTGGGCGGCGCCCTCGCTGCTGCAGGTGCCGGCGGCGGCCCAGCCGGCCCCGCGGCGGGACGGCAGCGACCTGCCCGCCGGCGCGCCCGCCGCCCTGGCCGTGCTGCGCCTTCAGCCCGGCGCCGAGGGCTCGGcgcgggcggcagcggcggcggccggggccgcgccgcgccTGCGGACCGTCTACGTGAACCCGCGCTGGCTGGAGCGCCAGGCCGCGCtgggggcggcggcggcggccgccagCCCCTGCgccgaggcggcggcggcggcgagcggcgcGGCCGGGGCCCCGGCAccggctcctgctcctgctccggccccagccccggctccgGCAGCGGCTCCGGCAGCGgctccggcggcggcggcggggcagggCGAGGGCGAGGCGGCGGCCACCCCCTACGTGGGGCTGCGGCGGCCGCTGGGCTACAAGCTGGCCAAGGCCACCAAGGAGCGGATCTGGCGGGGGGAGTTCATTGACCTCTTTTCCTTGCTCCACACAGAGCTGGCCCCCGAGCACGGCCCGCGCCCGGGGGACACGCTGGACCAGTGGGTCTCGGCCTTCCTGGTGTACGCCAGCGTGCTGTGCGAGAAGCACCCGGCGCGCTGCGGAGCCATGTTCAAGTACCTGGACACCATCCGCAAGCTGCACGCCACCTACGGCGGCACCTCCTGGATGAACTACGACGAGGACTTCAGGCGGCGGGCGGCCAAGAACCCCTCACTGCCCTGGGGCGACGTGGACTTGGACCTGTGGATGAAGTGGATGGCGCCCCTCAAGTCGCTTGTCCCCAGGCGCCCGCGTGCTGAGAGCGAGACACAGGCCTCGCCGGCccagccgccaccgccgggccAGAGCCCcaagcaggaggagaaaagcCAG